The Thermodesulfobacteriota bacterium genome contains a region encoding:
- a CDS encoding cytidylate kinase family protein, with amino-acid sequence IVHPEARGAKQSGGGAMAILTISRQYGSGGQELGRTVAERLGYDYVDKESLFAAIRQAGGRWREWAEGLDEQCPTTWERFDWSFRGFAALVRSQILAEATRDRVVIMGRGANFLLAGVPHALRVRVEAPLTVRQERLAAREGVDAETARWLCKKVDHGRACFLAAVYGRTGDDAADYDTVLAATGLDLTPLAEQVKAELAARDRLWSEEAARDLEMRALAARVQAGLATDPHLFVPILEVAWTGEELVLSGVVHSVKEHQRVEEAARRLAGEVPLSCALHYRR; translated from the coding sequence ATCGTCCATCCTGAGGCGCGTGGCGCAAAGCAAAGCGGGGGGGGAGCGATGGCCATCCTGACCATTTCCCGGCAGTACGGCTCCGGCGGCCAGGAGCTTGGCCGGACCGTTGCCGAGCGGCTGGGCTACGACTACGTGGACAAGGAGAGCCTGTTTGCCGCCATCCGGCAGGCTGGTGGGCGCTGGCGGGAATGGGCAGAGGGGCTCGACGAGCAGTGTCCCACCACCTGGGAGCGCTTCGACTGGTCCTTCCGCGGCTTCGCGGCCCTGGTCCGGAGTCAGATCCTGGCCGAGGCCACCCGGGACCGGGTGGTGATCATGGGCCGGGGGGCCAACTTCCTGCTGGCCGGCGTGCCCCACGCCCTGCGGGTCCGGGTGGAGGCCCCCCTGACCGTCCGCCAGGAGCGGCTGGCCGCCCGGGAGGGCGTGGATGCCGAGACCGCCCGCTGGCTGTGCAAGAAGGTGGACCACGGCCGGGCCTGCTTCCTGGCCGCGGTCTATGGCAGAACGGGTGATGATGCCGCCGACTACGACACCGTGCTGGCAGCCACCGGCCTGGATCTGACGCCGCTGGCCGAGCAGGTGAAGGCTGAGCTGGCGGCCCGGGACCGCCTGTGGAGCGAGGAGGCGGCCCGGGATCTGGAGATGCGCGCCCTGGCCGCCCGGGTCCAGGCCGGTCTCGCCACCGATCCGCACCTCTTTGTGCCCATCCTGGAGGTGGCGTGGACCGGCGAGGAGCTGGTGCTCTCCGGGGTGGTCCACTCCGTGAAGGAGCACCAGCGGGTCGAGGAAGCGGCCCGGCGCCTTGCCGGCGAGGTGCCGCTCAGCTGCGCCCTCCACTACCGCCGCTGA
- a CDS encoding PqqD family peptide modification chaperone — protein MLLATGGPEWLVVNDTGLAIARQLAAGGPAEQVAAGLAQQYGLALEMALADVRLVAERLAGHGLLAAGPGRPGRRTPRLGSAFLHLTDCCNLACRHCYIARPAAERRQLPGAAVLGVLDALAAAGASGVVLSGGEPLLHPDIIPILRHAAARLKVQVLTNGTLIDAPRAELLVSLKAGVQVSLDGSRPAIHDANRGPGSLERALAGIDALAAAGMAKDDLVVAATVTRDNLADIPAVVELAVAHGAGRVRLLPVRPSGRARERWPALGEIAAAEYEALFRTMAAWAHAHPGQVELSYGLSGFLLDPAGIPDPDGLWCPVGRKVVVDTDGDAYPCVLLMQPRFRLGNIFQQTLAEMMASETMAGLCHALGQRQRTIARCQDCRWQNLCQAGCMGQAFEQTGTLWDTDRHCGFRQRAFEEAFSRLCREDAPGV, from the coding sequence GTGCTTCTGGCCACCGGCGGCCCGGAATGGCTGGTGGTCAACGACACCGGTTTGGCCATCGCCCGGCAGCTGGCCGCTGGCGGGCCGGCGGAGCAGGTGGCGGCCGGACTGGCCCAGCAGTATGGCCTCGCCTTGGAGATGGCGCTGGCCGATGTCCGGCTGGTGGCCGAGCGCCTGGCCGGCCACGGTCTGTTGGCCGCCGGCCCGGGCCGGCCCGGCCGGCGCACCCCCCGCCTCGGCTCCGCCTTTCTCCATCTGACCGATTGCTGCAACCTGGCCTGCCGCCATTGCTACATCGCCCGGCCGGCGGCCGAGCGGCGCCAGCTGCCCGGGGCCGCCGTCCTGGGGGTGCTGGATGCCCTGGCCGCCGCCGGGGCCAGCGGCGTGGTGCTGAGCGGCGGTGAGCCCCTCCTGCACCCGGACATCATCCCCATCCTCCGCCATGCCGCAGCCAGGCTCAAGGTGCAGGTCCTGACCAACGGCACCCTGATCGACGCTCCCCGGGCCGAGCTGCTGGTGAGCCTCAAGGCCGGCGTGCAGGTGAGCCTCGACGGCTCCCGGCCGGCGATCCACGACGCCAACCGCGGCCCTGGCAGCCTGGAGCGCGCCCTGGCCGGAATCGATGCCCTGGCCGCCGCCGGCATGGCCAAGGATGACCTGGTGGTGGCGGCCACGGTGACCCGGGACAACCTCGCCGACATCCCGGCCGTAGTCGAGCTGGCAGTCGCCCACGGCGCCGGTCGGGTCCGGCTGCTGCCGGTCAGACCCAGCGGCCGGGCCCGGGAGCGCTGGCCGGCCCTGGGGGAGATCGCCGCCGCGGAATACGAGGCCCTCTTTCGGACCATGGCGGCCTGGGCCCACGCCCACCCGGGACAGGTGGAGCTGAGCTACGGCCTGAGCGGCTTTCTGCTGGACCCGGCCGGCATCCCCGACCCGGATGGCCTGTGGTGCCCGGTGGGTCGCAAGGTGGTGGTGGACACCGACGGCGACGCCTATCCGTGCGTGCTTCTCATGCAGCCCCGGTTCCGGCTCGGCAACATCTTCCAGCAGACCCTGGCCGAGATGATGGCCTCCGAGACCATGGCCGGCCTGTGCCACGCCCTTGGCCAGCGGCAGCGGACGATTGCCCGCTGCCAGGACTGCCGGTGGCAGAACCTGTGCCAGGCCGGCTGCATGGGCCAGGCCTTCGAGCAGACCGGCACCTTGTGGGACACCGACCGCCATTGCGGCTTTCGCCAGCGCGCCTTCGAAGAGGCGTTCAGCCGGCTCTGCCGCGAGGACGCTCCCGGGGTCTGA